A genome region from Flavobacterium sp. includes the following:
- the gyrA gene encoding DNA gyrase subunit A, whose translation MSEGEKLIPINIEDEMKSAYIDYSMSVIVSRALPDVRDGLKPVHRRVLYGMYDLGVTSRSAHKKSARIVGEVLGKYHPHGDTSVYDAMVRMAQEWSMRYLLVDGQGNFGSVDGDSPAAMRYTEARMRKISEEIMADIEKETVDFQLNFDDTIYEPKVMPTRVPTLLVNGATGIAVGMATNMPPHNLTEVINGTLAYLDNNDIEVDELMTHIKAPDFPTGGIIYGYEGVREAFKTGRGRIVMRAKVGFEEVDGRESIIVTEIPYQVNKAEMIKRTADLVNEKKIEGIANIRDESDRNGMRIVYILKRDATPNVVLNTLYKYTQLQSSFSVNNIALVKGRPQLLNLKDMIHYFIEHRHDVVVRRTQFELRKAEERAHILEGLIIASDNIDEVIALIRGSKNTDEAREKLIERFKLSDIQARAIVEMRLRQLTGLEQDKLRAEYDELMKLIEHLKALLADVNLRIDLIKEELTEIRDKYGDDRRSQIEYSGGDVSIEDLIADENVVITISHAGYIKRTNLSEYKTQNRGGVGQKSAGTRDQDFLEHMFVATNHQYMMFFTQKGKCFWMRVYEIPEGSKTAKGRAIQNLINIESEDKVKAFICTQDLKDKDYINTHNLVMVTKQGQVKKTSLEKYSKPRANGVAAITIKDGDELLEAKLTDGESQIILAVKSGKLVRFEETKTRPMGRTASGVRGITLKDDTDEVIGMVTVAKNDVADSQILVVTENGYGKRTKLVDEDGEDVYRITNRGGKGVKTLNITEKTGKLISINAVTDSDDLMIINKSGLTIRMAIEDLRVMGRATQGVRLINLKGKDSIAAVTKVMKDDAEEVVVDEDGNVVESAIERVKPDLDEVLEDDGTAEDDDDDSDDVVEDEDDSEEEESEE comes from the coding sequence ATGTCTGAAGGAGAAAAGTTAATTCCTATTAACATAGAGGATGAAATGAAGTCAGCTTACATCGATTATTCGATGTCAGTAATTGTATCGAGAGCGCTTCCTGATGTTAGAGATGGCTTGAAACCAGTGCATCGAAGAGTTCTTTACGGAATGTATGATTTAGGTGTAACTTCAAGATCTGCCCACAAAAAATCTGCGAGAATTGTAGGGGAGGTTCTGGGTAAGTATCACCCGCATGGTGACACCTCTGTTTATGATGCGATGGTTCGTATGGCTCAGGAATGGAGTATGCGATATTTATTAGTTGATGGTCAGGGTAACTTTGGGTCTGTAGATGGTGACAGCCCGGCAGCAATGCGTTATACTGAGGCTAGAATGCGCAAAATTTCTGAGGAAATTATGGCAGATATCGAAAAAGAGACTGTTGATTTTCAATTAAACTTTGACGATACTATATATGAGCCAAAAGTAATGCCAACAAGAGTTCCTACTTTGTTAGTAAACGGAGCTACAGGTATTGCAGTTGGTATGGCGACAAACATGCCGCCCCACAATTTAACGGAAGTTATTAACGGTACTTTGGCTTACCTTGATAATAATGATATTGAAGTAGACGAATTAATGACACATATTAAAGCTCCGGATTTTCCAACTGGAGGTATAATATATGGTTATGAAGGTGTTCGTGAAGCTTTTAAAACTGGTAGAGGACGTATTGTAATGCGTGCCAAAGTTGGTTTTGAAGAAGTTGACGGAAGAGAGTCTATTATTGTTACCGAAATTCCTTATCAGGTTAACAAAGCCGAAATGATCAAACGTACGGCTGATTTAGTTAACGAGAAAAAAATTGAAGGTATTGCGAATATCCGTGACGAATCGGATAGAAACGGTATGCGTATCGTTTATATCTTAAAACGTGACGCTACGCCAAACGTAGTTTTAAATACCTTATATAAGTATACACAATTACAATCTTCTTTTAGTGTAAATAATATTGCATTAGTAAAAGGACGTCCTCAATTGTTGAATCTGAAAGATATGATTCACTATTTTATTGAGCACCGTCATGATGTAGTAGTAAGAAGAACGCAGTTTGAATTGCGTAAAGCAGAAGAAAGAGCGCATATTTTAGAAGGTTTAATTATTGCTTCTGACAATATTGACGAAGTAATTGCGTTAATTAGAGGTTCTAAAAACACAGATGAAGCAAGAGAAAAGTTAATCGAAAGATTCAAATTATCAGATATTCAGGCTCGTGCTATTGTTGAAATGCGTCTGCGTCAGTTAACTGGTCTTGAGCAGGACAAATTAAGAGCTGAGTATGATGAATTGATGAAATTAATCGAACACTTAAAAGCTTTGTTAGCTGATGTTAATTTAAGAATAGATTTAATTAAAGAAGAGCTTACAGAAATCCGTGATAAATACGGAGATGATCGTCGTTCTCAAATCGAATATTCTGGAGGTGATGTAAGTATTGAGGATTTAATTGCAGATGAGAATGTGGTAATTACAATTTCTCACGCAGGTTATATCAAACGTACAAACCTATCTGAGTACAAAACTCAAAACAGAGGTGGAGTAGGACAGAAGAGTGCCGGAACAAGAGATCAGGATTTCCTTGAACACATGTTCGTTGCAACAAATCACCAGTATATGATGTTCTTTACGCAAAAAGGAAAATGTTTCTGGATGCGTGTTTATGAAATTCCGGAAGGAAGTAAAACAGCAAAAGGAAGAGCAATTCAAAACCTTATCAACATCGAAAGTGAAGATAAAGTAAAAGCTTTCATTTGTACACAAGATTTAAAAGACAAAGATTATATCAATACACATAACCTTGTAATGGTAACAAAACAAGGACAGGTTAAGAAAACTTCTTTAGAGAAATATTCTAAACCTCGTGCTAATGGTGTTGCAGCGATTACTATTAAAGATGGTGATGAATTACTTGAGGCTAAATTAACCGATGGCGAAAGCCAGATTATCCTTGCTGTGAAGTCAGGAAAACTGGTTCGTTTTGAAGAAACGAAAACACGTCCGATGGGAAGAACAGCTTCTGGAGTTCGCGGTATTACATTAAAAGATGATACTGATGAAGTAATTGGTATGGTTACTGTAGCTAAAAATGATGTTGCCGATTCGCAAATTTTAGTTGTAACTGAAAACGGATACGGTAAACGTACTAAACTGGTTGATGAAGATGGTGAAGATGTTTACAGAATTACAAACCGTGGAGGTAAAGGGGTTAAAACTCTTAATATTACAGAAAAAACAGGTAAATTAATTTCGATTAATGCTGTTACTGATTCCGATGATTTAATGATTATCAATAAATCTGGATTAACAATCAGAATGGCAATTGAGGATTTACGTGTTATGGGACGTGCAACTCAAGGGGTTAGATTGATTAACTTAAAAGGTAAAGATTCTATTGCAGCCGTTACAAAGGTAATGAAAGATGACGCTGAAGAAGTTGTTGTTGATGAAGATGGAAACGTTGTAGAATCTGCAATTGAAAGAGTTAAACCAGATCTTGATGAAGTTCTTGAAGACGATGGAACCGCTGAAGATGATGATGACGATTCTGACGATGTAGTTGAAGACGAAGATGATTCTGAAGAAGAAGAATCTGAGGAATAA
- a CDS encoding tetratricopeptide repeat protein: MKSKYVILASAFLISVATFAQKDQIKNAEKALKSGDAQGALAQLKDAENLIVNAKDTEQAQFYFVQGNAYLDLANKKVEESKNLTAAADSYKKLIDVEKASGKQKYSTQAAASITNIKGLLINSAIADTQANKHADGAKKLYDAYLLDKNDTINLYYAASTAVNAQDFDTALPMYEELKKLNYSGKGTLYLATNKANNNEDNFANAKERDLAIKLGTHEKPKTEAIPSKRGEIYKNLALILVQKGKIEEAKKAIADARKTNPEDSSLILTEANLYLETKDYDQYKKLVGEALQKDPNNADLVFNLGVLSANAKNNADAEKYYLKAIEINPNYTNAYLNLAALKLEAEKPIIDEMNKLGTSAKDMKRYDVLKAQREDVFKGVIPYLKKANELDPKNEDVAKTLLGVYKALEMTAEAKALKATMN; encoded by the coding sequence ATGAAAAGTAAATATGTTATACTAGCATCAGCATTTCTGATTTCTGTAGCTACATTTGCTCAAAAAGATCAAATTAAAAATGCTGAAAAAGCATTGAAAAGCGGTGATGCACAAGGGGCTCTTGCACAATTAAAAGATGCAGAGAACTTAATTGTAAATGCAAAAGATACTGAGCAGGCGCAATTCTATTTTGTACAAGGAAATGCTTACTTAGATCTTGCTAACAAAAAAGTTGAAGAAAGCAAAAACTTAACTGCTGCTGCTGACAGTTATAAAAAATTAATCGATGTTGAAAAAGCTTCTGGGAAACAAAAATATTCTACTCAGGCTGCTGCTTCAATCACTAACATCAAAGGATTGTTGATTAATTCAGCTATTGCTGATACTCAGGCTAACAAACATGCTGACGGTGCAAAAAAATTATACGATGCTTACTTGTTAGATAAAAACGACACTATCAACCTTTACTACGCAGCTTCTACAGCTGTAAACGCTCAGGATTTTGATACTGCACTTCCTATGTATGAGGAGTTGAAAAAACTAAACTATTCAGGAAAAGGAACTTTATATTTAGCTACAAACAAAGCGAATAACAATGAAGATAACTTCGCTAACGCTAAAGAAAGAGATTTAGCTATTAAATTAGGAACTCACGAAAAACCTAAAACAGAAGCTATTCCTTCAAAGAGAGGAGAAATCTACAAAAACTTGGCTTTAATTTTAGTTCAAAAAGGAAAAATCGAAGAAGCTAAAAAAGCTATTGCAGACGCTAGAAAAACTAATCCGGAAGATAGTTCTTTAATTCTTACTGAAGCTAACTTATACCTTGAAACAAAAGATTACGATCAATACAAAAAATTAGTTGGTGAGGCTTTACAAAAAGATCCAAACAATGCTGATTTAGTTTTTAACTTAGGTGTATTAAGTGCAAACGCAAAAAACAATGCAGATGCTGAAAAATATTACTTAAAAGCGATCGAAATCAATCCAAACTATACTAATGCATACTTAAATCTTGCTGCATTAAAGTTAGAAGCTGAAAAACCAATCATCGACGAAATGAATAAATTGGGTACTTCTGCAAAAGATATGAAACGTTACGATGTTTTAAAAGCGCAGAGAGAAGATGTATTTAAAGGAGTAATTCCTTACCTTAAAAAAGCAAATGAATTAGATCCTAAAAACGAAGATGTTGCTAAAACATTGTTAGGAGTTTATAAAGCATTAGAAATGACTGCTGAGGCAAAAGCTTTAAAAGCTACAATGAACTAA
- a CDS encoding OsmC family protein, with the protein MKFTRKANANWKGTGMEGKGTISTQSTTLDNAQLSFKTRFADGVGTNPEELVAAAHSGCFTMQLSFLLNEGGYTADDLSTEATVTFEDGSITLIHLDLKGKVPSISAEEFEKTALKAKEICPISKLLNTTITLSVALV; encoded by the coding sequence ATGAAATTTACTAGAAAAGCAAATGCCAACTGGAAAGGAACCGGCATGGAAGGAAAAGGAACTATAAGTACACAAAGTACTACTTTAGATAACGCTCAATTATCTTTTAAAACAAGATTTGCTGACGGAGTTGGTACAAACCCGGAAGAACTAGTAGCTGCGGCACATTCAGGCTGTTTTACAATGCAGCTGAGCTTTTTACTTAACGAAGGCGGTTACACTGCAGATGATTTATCTACAGAAGCTACAGTTACTTTTGAAGATGGCTCTATCACTTTAATCCATTTAGATTTAAAAGGAAAAGTACCCTCAATATCTGCTGAAGAATTTGAAAAAACAGCATTAAAGGCGAAAGAAATCTGCCCAATTTCCAAACTATTGAATACAACCATCACATTATCTGTTGCATTGGTTTAA
- a CDS encoding DUF349 domain-containing protein, giving the protein MLEEKNDNLHEADGKLGIDISDSTENDAVQATEPETVTETPVSETKTEVEETSEIAEADHQSALDAITNSNAEESEDETLKERHEIPMKDYHTFSLDALVDELKKLVNIDKTMSVKDHIEEIKKSFLLQYNHLLDEKREEFNATKEDPNDEFEYHSPLKSKFDEYYNIFREKRNAHFKHLQTNLKTNLDNRLAIVEELKELINPQANIKDTLKHFNDLRERWKNAGAIPKDKYNHVWNNYHFHVENFYDYLHLDREARDLDFKHNLEQKQKIIARVEELVNEADVSKAFRELQDLHRLWKEDIGPVSKEHRDSIWNKFSELTKKIHDKRELLFESQRASEQQNLETKKDIIAKIEVLGTEKVNSHSQWLVQIQKVENLRNEFFAAGKVPAEVNEETWAAFKTAVRNFNAFKNSFYKDIKKDQNDNLNKKMALVAKAKELQESTDFGSTTPIMKQIQEEWKQIGHVPKKYSDKIWKEFKDACNHYFDKLKEHKSEENADEVAAFDNKKTYLDTLRAYQLTGDHKTDLDAIKKHIEIWKGYGKVPFSRRHIEGKFNKILDALFEKLSLSKKESEMMRFSNRIDSLSDSNDTRKLDNEKIFIMRKIEEVQNEIFQLENNIQFFTNTKNAKKENSIVTEVRKNIAIHKESLEVWKDKLKQLRNLNQE; this is encoded by the coding sequence ATGTTAGAAGAAAAGAATGATAACCTGCATGAAGCAGACGGAAAATTAGGAATCGATATTAGTGATTCTACAGAAAATGATGCAGTACAAGCTACAGAACCAGAAACTGTAACTGAAACTCCTGTTTCAGAAACTAAAACTGAAGTTGAAGAAACATCTGAAATTGCAGAAGCTGATCATCAAAGTGCATTGGATGCCATAACAAATTCAAATGCCGAAGAAAGTGAAGATGAAACGCTGAAAGAGCGCCATGAAATCCCTATGAAGGATTATCACACTTTTTCTTTAGATGCACTTGTAGATGAATTAAAAAAACTGGTTAACATAGACAAAACTATGTCTGTAAAGGATCATATTGAAGAAATCAAAAAATCATTTTTACTACAATACAATCATCTTTTAGATGAAAAAAGAGAAGAATTCAATGCTACGAAAGAAGATCCAAATGATGAATTTGAATATCATTCTCCTCTAAAATCTAAGTTTGATGAATATTATAATATTTTTAGAGAAAAAAGAAATGCTCATTTTAAGCATTTGCAAACAAATCTAAAAACGAATTTAGATAACAGACTTGCTATTGTTGAGGAATTAAAAGAACTTATCAATCCTCAGGCAAACATAAAAGATACTCTTAAACATTTTAACGATTTAAGAGAAAGATGGAAAAACGCAGGAGCTATTCCAAAAGATAAATACAATCACGTTTGGAACAACTACCATTTTCATGTTGAAAATTTTTATGATTATCTGCATTTAGACCGTGAAGCAAGAGATCTTGACTTTAAACACAATTTAGAGCAGAAACAAAAAATTATAGCAAGAGTTGAAGAACTTGTAAATGAGGCTGACGTAAGCAAAGCTTTCCGTGAATTACAAGATTTACACAGACTTTGGAAAGAAGATATCGGACCGGTTTCTAAAGAACACCGTGATTCTATCTGGAATAAATTCAGCGAATTAACTAAAAAAATCCACGACAAGAGAGAGCTTTTATTTGAAAGTCAAAGAGCCAGTGAACAGCAAAATCTTGAAACTAAAAAAGATATTATAGCTAAAATAGAAGTTTTAGGAACTGAAAAAGTAAATTCTCACTCTCAATGGCTGGTTCAGATTCAGAAAGTAGAAAACTTAAGAAATGAATTTTTTGCTGCCGGTAAAGTTCCTGCAGAGGTTAATGAAGAAACCTGGGCTGCATTTAAAACGGCTGTTAGAAATTTTAATGCATTCAAAAATTCGTTTTATAAAGACATCAAAAAAGATCAAAACGATAATTTAAATAAAAAAATGGCTCTTGTAGCGAAAGCTAAAGAACTGCAGGAAAGTACTGATTTTGGTTCTACAACGCCAATTATGAAACAAATTCAGGAAGAATGGAAACAAATTGGCCATGTTCCTAAAAAATATTCAGACAAAATCTGGAAAGAATTTAAAGACGCCTGCAATCATTATTTTGATAAATTAAAAGAACACAAATCAGAAGAAAATGCTGATGAGGTGGCTGCTTTTGATAACAAAAAAACATATTTAGATACTTTAAGAGCGTATCAGCTTACGGGTGACCATAAAACAGATTTAGACGCTATTAAAAAACATATTGAAATATGGAAAGGTTACGGAAAGGTTCCTTTCTCCAGACGTCATATAGAAGGAAAATTCAATAAAATTTTAGATGCTCTTTTTGAAAAATTAAGTTTGAGTAAAAAAGAAAGCGAAATGATGCGTTTTTCTAATAGAATTGATTCTTTATCAGACAGTAATGATACACGCAAATTAGATAATGAGAAAATTTTCATCATGCGTAAAATTGAAGAAGTACAGAATGAAATTTTCCAATTAGAAAATAACATTCAGTTCTTTACTAATACTAAAAATGCTAAAAAAGAAAATTCTATAGTTACTGAAGTGCGTAAAAATATTGCAATTCACAAAGAAAGTCTTGAAGTTTGGAAAGATAAACTGAAACAATTAAGAAACTTAAATCAGGAATAA
- a CDS encoding lipid A phosphoethanolamine transferase: MKKTLLYFCILFFITLASKAQESQNTNETAKSVYEEARYHYYLKTILLFNEYLDTDSGSFNTTEIRFLHPIANKAWNLRVDLPLVSTNTSSINKTGIGDIGVGVSYIPYLNHQNGGVAFRTRIISNSAVDPALGTGKWVFAPAVFYGKYLIMNKLLWISSLENQSSFTGSSNRSKVNTTSFENYFMFLFGKNWVAADAAFRYNATNKGFPNNAFVEFGRKITPNDLAYIHPSVAFGNHKSYNFGIEVGMLILF, translated from the coding sequence ATGAAAAAAACTTTACTTTACTTCTGCATTTTATTTTTTATTACACTTGCTTCAAAAGCACAGGAATCTCAAAATACAAATGAGACAGCAAAGAGTGTTTATGAAGAAGCCCGATATCATTATTATCTAAAAACGATTCTACTTTTTAATGAATATTTAGATACTGATTCCGGCTCATTTAATACTACTGAGATTCGTTTTCTACATCCTATTGCAAACAAAGCGTGGAATTTGCGAGTTGATCTTCCTTTAGTATCAACAAATACATCTTCTATTAATAAAACCGGTATTGGTGATATTGGTGTTGGCGTAAGCTATATTCCATATTTAAACCATCAAAATGGAGGCGTTGCTTTTAGAACCAGAATTATTTCTAATTCAGCTGTTGATCCGGCTTTGGGAACTGGAAAATGGGTCTTTGCCCCTGCTGTCTTCTACGGAAAATATTTGATAATGAATAAACTTTTATGGATAAGTTCATTAGAAAATCAAAGCAGTTTTACCGGATCAAGCAACAGAAGCAAAGTCAACACTACTTCATTTGAAAATTACTTTATGTTTCTTTTTGGAAAAAACTGGGTTGCTGCCGATGCTGCTTTTCGTTATAATGCCACAAACAAAGGTTTTCCAAATAATGCTTTTGTTGAATTTGGACGAAAAATAACCCCGAATGATCTGGCATATATTCACCCAAGTGTTGCATTTGGAAATCATAAAAGTTATAATTTTGGTATTGAAGTAGGCATGTTGATATTATTTTGA
- a CDS encoding shikimate dehydrogenase, producing the protein MIDTLKRRFGLLGRNISYSFSKGYFTEKFNNEVFTGNSYENFDISEISHFTGLLKNNPDLKGLNVTIPYKEQVIPYLDKLSKKAALIGAVNTIKFTKNGKLKGYNTDYYGFKKSLKPLLEPHHKKALILGTGGASKGVAFALDELDIPYTFVSREAKENIIDYNLINATTFDNFQIIINCTPVGTSPNIEACPDLPYEFFTEKHIAYDLIYNPAETQFLKNAKEKGAVIKNGYDMLIFQAEKAWKIWNK; encoded by the coding sequence ATGATTGATACTCTAAAAAGAAGATTTGGTCTATTGGGTCGTAATATAAGTTATTCATTTTCTAAAGGTTATTTTACAGAAAAATTCAACAATGAAGTTTTCACAGGCAACAGCTACGAAAATTTTGATATTTCTGAAATAAGCCATTTTACAGGACTGTTAAAAAACAATCCTGACCTGAAAGGACTTAATGTTACGATTCCATACAAAGAACAGGTAATTCCTTATTTAGATAAATTATCAAAAAAAGCAGCTTTAATTGGTGCTGTAAACACTATTAAATTTACCAAAAACGGAAAATTAAAAGGATACAACACCGATTATTACGGCTTTAAAAAATCATTAAAACCATTATTAGAGCCTCACCATAAAAAAGCCCTTATTCTGGGCACGGGCGGGGCTTCCAAAGGAGTTGCATTTGCTTTAGATGAGCTTGATATTCCGTATACTTTTGTTTCAAGAGAGGCAAAAGAAAATATCATTGATTACAATTTAATTAATGCTACCACTTTTGATAATTTTCAAATTATTATCAATTGTACTCCGGTTGGAACGAGTCCGAATATCGAAGCATGTCCTGATCTTCCGTATGAGTTTTTTACAGAAAAACATATCGCTTACGATTTAATTTACAATCCGGCAGAAACACAGTTTTTAAAAAATGCAAAAGAAAAAGGTGCAGTTATTAAAAACGGATACGACATGCTTATTTTTCAGGCAGAAAAAGCCTGGAAGATCTGGAATAAATAA
- a CDS encoding tetratricopeptide repeat protein: MQLSNEEEDYNLSLSKFESMLKTNKVLFFDSEEFEEIILHYLDIGKANLAKKALKLALDQHPKSTGLKLVQVEMLVYEDKLEIAEKLLNELYAIEPNNEEIYIQKANICSKRDQHEKAVELLKIALQYTDDYADVYNLIGMEYLFMDNLELAKESFIKCLEEDLEDQSALYNVVYCFEFLDQNQEAIVYLNEYINKNPYSEIAWHQLGRLHYGVKEYEDAIRAFDYATLIDDEFLGAFMEKAKAYERLKKYNEAIESYNRTIELDDATSYALLRIGKCYEKLGNSIKALQYYNQTVHEDPLLDKGWIAITDFHVRQKNFQKALFFVNKALAIDNQNRLYWKRYATINKQMNFFEEAEFGYRKAVEFGDYALDTWLYWVDILQFLGEFESAIQTLLQATEYFPEENEIEYRLAGLYFMIQDNTKAKFHLSNGLRLNFDNYILIEDLFPVVWTKKTVRNYIEKYRK, from the coding sequence ATGCAATTAAGCAACGAAGAAGAAGATTATAACCTATCCTTATCAAAATTTGAGTCGATGTTAAAAACTAACAAAGTACTCTTTTTTGATTCTGAAGAATTTGAAGAAATTATTCTTCATTATTTAGATATAGGTAAGGCTAATTTAGCAAAAAAGGCCTTAAAACTTGCATTAGACCAACATCCAAAATCTACAGGCTTAAAATTAGTACAAGTAGAAATGCTGGTTTACGAAGACAAACTTGAAATAGCTGAGAAGCTTTTAAACGAGTTGTATGCAATTGAACCGAACAACGAGGAAATTTATATCCAGAAAGCCAATATCTGCTCTAAAAGAGATCAACACGAAAAAGCGGTAGAATTACTTAAAATTGCTTTGCAATATACTGATGACTATGCCGACGTGTACAACTTGATTGGAATGGAATATCTTTTTATGGATAATCTTGAACTGGCAAAAGAAAGCTTCATTAAGTGTCTTGAAGAAGATTTAGAAGATCAGTCTGCTTTATACAACGTGGTTTACTGTTTTGAATTTTTAGATCAAAATCAGGAAGCTATTGTATATCTAAACGAATACATCAATAAAAACCCATACAGCGAAATCGCCTGGCATCAGCTTGGAAGATTGCATTATGGTGTAAAAGAATATGAAGATGCGATTCGTGCTTTTGATTATGCAACCCTTATTGACGATGAGTTTTTAGGTGCATTTATGGAAAAAGCAAAAGCATACGAACGTCTTAAAAAATACAATGAAGCAATCGAAAGCTACAATCGTACAATCGAATTAGACGACGCTACTTCGTATGCATTACTGCGTATTGGTAAATGCTATGAAAAGCTTGGAAATTCTATAAAAGCACTTCAATATTATAATCAGACTGTACATGAAGATCCGCTTTTAGATAAAGGCTGGATTGCGATTACAGATTTTCATGTCCGCCAGAAAAACTTTCAGAAAGCCTTATTTTTTGTCAATAAAGCATTAGCTATTGACAACCAAAATCGTTTATACTGGAAACGTTATGCGACGATTAATAAACAAATGAACTTTTTTGAAGAGGCTGAATTTGGTTACAGAAAAGCTGTAGAGTTTGGCGATTATGCGCTTGATACGTGGTTATATTGGGTTGATATACTTCAGTTTTTAGGAGAATTCGAAAGTGCTATCCAGACTTTACTTCAGGCAACTGAATATTTCCCGGAAGAAAACGAAATCGAATATCGTTTGGCTGGTTTATACTTTATGATTCAGGACAATACAAAAGCAAAATTCCATTTAAGTAATGGTTTGCGCTTAAACTTCGATAATTATATCTTGATCGAAGATTTGTTTCCTGTGGTATGGACTAAAAAAACAGTTAGAAATTATATCGAAAAATACCGTAAATAA
- a CDS encoding aspartate aminotransferase family protein produces the protein MNPDFIKYQAQTSPYPLGMEVSHAIGSYIYDTNDKKYLDFVAGVSACTLGHQHPRVNQAIKDQLDKYSHVMVYGEYSQSPAVQYCKLMASFLPESLNKTYLVNSGTEAIEGALKLAKRTTGRSQLISCHNAYHGNTMGSMSVMGFEERKQAFRPLLPDVDFITFNNEEDLQKITTRTAAILLETIQGGAGFIQPENNFLQKVRKRCDEVGALMIVDEIQPGFGRTGKLFGFQNYDVVPDIVVMGKGMGGGMPVGAFTASAEKMDLLTENPKLGHITTFGGHPVIASACLATLQELTETNLMQEALEKEKLFRSLLVHPLIKEVRGKGLMLAAMTESADITNEVILNCQDKGLILFWLLFEGCAIRITPPLTISEEEIKEGCAIILEVMDEILKRKKA, from the coding sequence ATGAACCCAGATTTTATAAAATATCAGGCACAAACTTCTCCTTATCCTTTAGGAATGGAAGTTTCGCACGCCATTGGCTCTTATATTTACGATACAAACGATAAAAAATATTTAGATTTTGTTGCCGGAGTTTCGGCTTGTACGCTTGGGCATCAGCATCCTAGAGTAAATCAGGCAATAAAAGATCAGTTAGACAAATATTCGCACGTAATGGTTTATGGAGAATATTCGCAAAGTCCGGCTGTACAATACTGCAAATTAATGGCTTCTTTCCTGCCAGAATCTCTAAACAAAACGTATTTAGTAAATTCAGGAACAGAAGCTATTGAAGGAGCTTTAAAATTAGCTAAACGTACAACAGGACGCAGTCAGCTAATTTCATGTCATAACGCCTATCACGGAAACACAATGGGATCTATGAGTGTTATGGGATTTGAAGAACGAAAACAAGCATTTAGACCACTCCTTCCTGACGTAGATTTTATTACCTTTAACAACGAAGAAGATTTACAAAAAATAACAACCAGAACTGCAGCTATTCTTTTAGAAACTATTCAGGGCGGTGCCGGATTTATTCAGCCGGAAAACAATTTTCTGCAAAAAGTCCGCAAGCGCTGTGATGAGGTTGGAGCATTGATGATTGTGGATGAGATTCAGCCAGGTTTTGGAAGAACAGGAAAGCTTTTTGGTTTTCAAAACTATGATGTCGTTCCGGATATTGTAGTTATGGGAAAAGGTATGGGAGGCGGAATGCCAGTTGGCGCTTTTACAGCTTCTGCAGAAAAAATGGATCTTTTGACCGAAAATCCAAAACTGGGACATATAACCACTTTTGGAGGACATCCTGTCATTGCGTCAGCCTGTTTAGCTACTTTGCAGGAATTAACTGAAACAAACTTAATGCAGGAAGCCTTAGAAAAGGAAAAACTCTTTAGATCACTTTTGGTACATCCTTTGATAAAAGAAGTTAGAGGAAAAGGTTTAATGCTGGCAGCAATGACCGAATCGGCAGATATTACCAATGAGGTGATTTTAAATTGTCAGGATAAAGGTTTAATATTGTTCTGGCTTTTGTTTGAAGGATGCGCCATCCGGATAACGCCGCCATTAACCATTTCTGAAGAAGAAATAAAGGAAGGCTGTGCCATAATTTTGGAAGTTATGGATGAAATACTGAAAAGAAAAAAAGCTTAA